ATGATCCGAAAAGCATTGGCGAGAACCGCGAGCGGCACGCTGAGGCTGAACAGCAGGGCGCGCCGCCAAAAGGTTCGCTGACGAAAATATCCGAACAAGGCGCTGACCATCATCAACGCAAACAGCGAGCGGAGACCGCTGCAGGGGCCGTCAATATTCATGCGAAACAAGTCACCCTGCGCGCGACCATCGACTGCGGCAGACAAAAGCCGGGTGCCGTCTTGAATGGTGGCGATTCCAATCAGATTAAGGACCTTCTCAGTGAAGTTGACCATCAGGAACCGCAGCTTGAAGGCAATGAGATCTTCCATGAACAAGTAAGGCCACATGAAGGTCAGCATCACCAAGGCGAACGAGACGGTGACAAAATGCCGCCAGCCCCAGATCCACAACACCGCCGACGCGATGAGAAGATGAATTCCAAAGAAGCCCAGGTAATAAAAGTTTCCACGGTAGCCGATCCAGAAAAAGATCATGGCGATCATCGCGGTGAAGAGACCAAGCCAGCTGGCTTTGACGGGGATGTCGGCGAGAATGTGGCGCTTGCGCCAGGCGAGGAAGATGGCGATGGGCAGGGCGAGCATGCCGTGCTGCCAGGTGGGATCGGCCCAGCCGCCCATGATCCAAACTCGCATGGTCAAACGGTGGTCGGCATAGCCTGCGGTGTAGGGCATGAACAGCAGCATGCCGAAAAACAGCAGACCAAAAATGAGCGGTCCGGCCCAATATCGGACGTTAAATTTGCCGGAATTAGCGGGGGGCGAAAGGGTTGTCACAGGTGACATTGAGGGGGTGCAAGGGGTTACGACGGACGCTTCGGGCATGAAGCATACATGATGTCAGCTAACGCGCAATCTCGGTGATGTTAAATGGACAAATGGTCATTGGGGAATCGTCGACCACTGGT
This is a stretch of genomic DNA from Phragmitibacter flavus. It encodes these proteins:
- a CDS encoding exosortase/archaeosortase family protein codes for the protein MSPVTTLSPPANSGKFNVRYWAGPLIFGLLFFGMLLFMPYTAGYADHRLTMRVWIMGGWADPTWQHGMLALPIAIFLAWRKRHILADIPVKASWLGLFTAMIAMIFFWIGYRGNFYYLGFFGIHLLIASAVLWIWGWRHFVTVSFALVMLTFMWPYLFMEDLIAFKLRFLMVNFTEKVLNLIGIATIQDGTRLLSAAVDGRAQGDLFRMNIDGPCSGLRSLFALMMVSALFGYFRQRTFWRRALLFSLSVPLAVLANAFRIIILTIATILFGEQFALGNGEEYTSNFHLLTGLFMFVVALGGLASAEWFLNRFVRKEKPLVLMEER